In a single window of the Nicotiana tomentosiformis chromosome 10, ASM39032v3, whole genome shotgun sequence genome:
- the LOC104090575 gene encoding replication protein A 70 kDa DNA-binding subunit D-like isoform X1 codes for MEEEMFFNRTNIKELLDCDWSPELEEYIVTMRGEITKIDNHFGWYYISCNACSKKIEPANGVYNCHICNRECKFPLVKYKIHLKVKDKTGESSVVLFNVVAEKQLDTSAHKLLNRLSSDDNDVPTQIQSFCKKEFIFKIKLNNYNLQEGLENFTVSKVFVPVENLEIQFQSRKDKKGKSLLDDENEPKEQKTKRLIIKKAADVSFDNLEDSDEDQHVNDGVMSRKRRNIIIDNDEFSDEDTN; via the exons ATGGAGGAAGAGATGTTTTTCAACAGGACGAACATCAAGGAGTTGTTGGATTGTGACTGGAGTCCTGAATTAGAG GAATACATTGTTACCATGAGGGGAGAGATTACAAAAATAGACAACCATTTTGGTTGGTACTATATTTCATGCAATGCGTGCTCAAAGAAGATCGAACCTGCAAATGGTGTGTATAATTGCCATATTTGCAACAGAGAATGCAAGTTTCCTTTGGTGAA GTATAAGATACACCTAAAAGTCAAAGACAAAACTGGGGAGAGCAGTGTTGTCCTATTTAATGTTGTTGCAGAGAAACAACTTGATACCTCAGCTCACAAGTTATTAAACAGGCTGTCATCAGATGACAATGATGTACCTACCCAAATCCAAAGCTTTTGCAAAAAAGAATTTATTTTCAAGATAAAATTGAACAATTATAATTTGCAAGAGGGGCTTGAAAATTTTACCGTATCAAAGGTTTTCGTTCCAGTTGAGAATTTGGAAATACAATTCCAATCGAGGAAAGATAAGAAG GGAAAAAGCTTATTGGATGATGAAAATGAACCAAAGGAGCAGAAGACAAAAAGATTAATAATAAAAAAG GCAGCTGATGTCTCATTCGATAACTTGGAAGATTCTGATGAAGATCAACATGTCAATGATGGTGTTATGAGTAGAAAGAGAAGAAACATAATCATAGACAACGATGAATTTAGTGATGAAGACACCAATTAA
- the LOC104090575 gene encoding replication protein A 70 kDa DNA-binding subunit D-like isoform X2: protein MRGEITKIDNHFGWYYISCNACSKKIEPANGVYNCHICNRECKFPLVKYKIHLKVKDKTGESSVVLFNVVAEKQLDTSAHKLLNRLSSDDNDVPTQIQSFCKKEFIFKIKLNNYNLQEGLENFTVSKVFVPVENLEIQFQSRKDKKGKSLLDDENEPKEQKTKRLIIKKAADVSFDNLEDSDEDQHVNDGVMSRKRRNIIIDNDEFSDEDTN from the exons ATGAGGGGAGAGATTACAAAAATAGACAACCATTTTGGTTGGTACTATATTTCATGCAATGCGTGCTCAAAGAAGATCGAACCTGCAAATGGTGTGTATAATTGCCATATTTGCAACAGAGAATGCAAGTTTCCTTTGGTGAA GTATAAGATACACCTAAAAGTCAAAGACAAAACTGGGGAGAGCAGTGTTGTCCTATTTAATGTTGTTGCAGAGAAACAACTTGATACCTCAGCTCACAAGTTATTAAACAGGCTGTCATCAGATGACAATGATGTACCTACCCAAATCCAAAGCTTTTGCAAAAAAGAATTTATTTTCAAGATAAAATTGAACAATTATAATTTGCAAGAGGGGCTTGAAAATTTTACCGTATCAAAGGTTTTCGTTCCAGTTGAGAATTTGGAAATACAATTCCAATCGAGGAAAGATAAGAAG GGAAAAAGCTTATTGGATGATGAAAATGAACCAAAGGAGCAGAAGACAAAAAGATTAATAATAAAAAAG GCAGCTGATGTCTCATTCGATAACTTGGAAGATTCTGATGAAGATCAACATGTCAATGATGGTGTTATGAGTAGAAAGAGAAGAAACATAATCATAGACAACGATGAATTTAGTGATGAAGACACCAATTAA